The proteins below are encoded in one region of Pontibacter deserti:
- the ggt gene encoding gamma-glutamyltransferase → MHQNLTKAALCKLWLLFTICLFLFSNCATHSVTDTTAHARGYIADKAMVVSAHPEASRIGMEVMKRGGNAYDATVATQFALAVAFPVAGNIGGGGFTIYRSATGETGALDYRETAPLAASETMYQDSAGNVVTGLSTDGHLAAGVPGTVDGMVKLHQKLGSLPWNELVQPAIDLARNGVVLTPKEADGLNRTQEAILKNNRHKPYLVRPQAWKAGDTLRHEDLARTLERIRDKGRDGFYAGETAALLVKEMKRGGGIISKQDLENYTSVWREAVEGNYKDYKVISMPPPSSGGIALLQLLTMGEPYDLRKSGWQSAEEVQVITEAERRVYADRATYLGDPDFVAVPKRELLDKSYLTMRMSTMQLDKATPSSEVKAGQLPVYESEQTTHFSIVDPAGNAVSTTTTLNGAYGSKVVVEGAGFILNNEMDDFSVKPGVPNMFGLVGGKANAIAPTKRMLSSMTPTILEKDGKLFMVVGTPGGSTIITSVFQAIVNVLEHNMTMQQAVSAPRFHHQWLPDVIQHEPDAISTEVRAILTNKGYKLEQRSPYGRVDAILVLPNGKLEAGADPRGDDAASGF, encoded by the coding sequence ATGCATCAAAATCTTACGAAAGCAGCTTTATGTAAACTATGGCTGCTGTTTACTATCTGTCTCTTCCTTTTTAGCAATTGTGCTACCCATTCAGTTACAGATACCACTGCTCATGCACGAGGTTATATTGCAGACAAAGCCATGGTGGTATCAGCTCATCCGGAGGCCTCCCGCATAGGTATGGAAGTTATGAAAAGAGGAGGCAATGCTTATGATGCCACCGTTGCGACTCAGTTTGCGCTGGCTGTTGCTTTTCCGGTAGCAGGCAACATAGGTGGCGGCGGATTTACGATTTACCGAAGTGCAACAGGTGAGACAGGGGCATTGGATTACCGCGAAACTGCACCGTTGGCAGCATCAGAAACCATGTACCAGGATAGTGCAGGCAATGTAGTAACAGGTTTGAGTACAGATGGACACCTGGCGGCTGGTGTACCCGGAACTGTAGACGGCATGGTGAAGCTGCATCAGAAGCTAGGCTCACTGCCTTGGAACGAGCTCGTTCAGCCAGCCATTGACCTGGCGCGTAACGGAGTGGTGTTAACACCAAAAGAGGCCGACGGATTAAACAGAACACAGGAAGCTATACTTAAAAATAACAGGCATAAACCTTACCTGGTACGGCCACAAGCATGGAAAGCCGGCGATACACTACGCCATGAGGACCTTGCCCGTACATTAGAGCGTATCCGTGATAAAGGCCGAGATGGATTTTATGCGGGCGAAACTGCAGCATTGCTGGTAAAGGAAATGAAACGTGGAGGGGGCATCATTTCAAAACAGGACCTGGAAAACTATACTTCGGTTTGGCGGGAAGCGGTAGAAGGAAACTATAAAGATTACAAAGTGATCTCTATGCCGCCCCCATCCAGCGGGGGTATAGCTTTGTTGCAATTACTGACCATGGGAGAGCCTTATGATCTGCGAAAGAGTGGGTGGCAAAGCGCTGAAGAAGTACAGGTGATAACAGAAGCAGAACGCCGTGTTTATGCAGACCGTGCCACATACCTGGGTGATCCTGATTTTGTAGCTGTTCCGAAGAGGGAGTTACTGGATAAGAGTTACCTGACGATGCGCATGAGTACCATGCAACTGGATAAAGCTACGCCTTCATCTGAAGTAAAAGCTGGCCAGTTACCTGTTTACGAGTCTGAGCAGACTACCCACTTTAGTATCGTAGATCCTGCAGGTAATGCCGTTTCTACTACCACCACGCTTAACGGGGCTTATGGCTCAAAAGTAGTTGTGGAGGGTGCAGGCTTTATATTAAATAATGAGATGGATGACTTTAGTGTGAAGCCGGGCGTACCGAATATGTTTGGATTAGTAGGAGGCAAAGCCAACGCCATTGCACCAACTAAACGCATGTTAAGCTCTATGACACCAACTATACTTGAGAAGGATGGTAAACTGTTTATGGTAGTGGGTACGCCGGGTGGCTCTACTATTATTACCTCTGTTTTTCAGGCTATAGTTAATGTGCTGGAACATAACATGACCATGCAGCAGGCTGTATCTGCGCCGCGATTCCATCACCAGTGGTTACCCGATGTGATACAACATGAACCTGACGCTATTTCTACTGAGGTACGGGCTATACTTACAAACAAAGGATACAAGCTTGAACAACGTAGTCCTTATGGCAGAGTGGATGCCATATTGGTGCTG